The genome window CCGTATTTGGCAGCGTATCCTCCGGTTGAGAAACCGATTTTATCTACCATATAAGGGTTGATGACGGAGAGGCCTTCCTGCTGTCCGCTGCGAACCAGGAATGGGCGGAATACTTCTACGTTGTTGATGTATACGGAGTTCTCATCGAAGGCACCGCCACGCACATTGTATTGCGAAGAGAGTTCGTTATGGGTACTCACGCCAGCCTGTTGCTGAACCAGACTTTCCACCCCATTTCCGTTGGCAGAAGGCGTCATCTTCATGTCCTTAGTCTTCAGTTCCTGTATCTGATCCGACTGTATTTTCTCTCCCTTGATATTCACCTCATCGAGGGCTGTGGATGCTTCGCGAAGTACCACCTGCAGGGTTTGTTTTCCTCGCGGTCTTCTCAGCACTTTTGTTTTTGTCTTGAAGCCGATATATGAGAATTTGACTACCACGCTGTCTGCAGAATGCAGTTTGAGGCTATAGTCTCCCTTGAGCGAAGTAACGGCAGTCTTTCCCTGGCTAGCCACCGAAACGATGGCAAACTCCAGTGGCTGGTTGTTCTCGTCTACCACTTTGCCGTGAAGGGTAAACTCCTGCGCCATCATCTTAATGGTTGCGATGAGGCATATTGTGAGTATCAATAATCTATTTTTCATACTTTTATTAACGAGAAAAACTGAAAAATATTGTAGATGGTTGCAAGTTTTGATGAATGTCACTGGTTGTAATGCATTTGCGTCAGCCCGATTTGGCAGTCATGACGAGACCATATCTACATCAACCTTTATGATTGATGCTGCAAAGATACATTCTTTTCTGTTTCATAGCTATGCGATTTGTGACAATTGTGTGGATTCGGGAAATAAAGTTGGCGAAAATTATATTTTTATGCCTTATCTTGAAATTCGAAGAAATATTTCCGAAGAATAGAAAATTATCTCCGAAGGATAAAATAATATCTCCGATAAATAGGAAAATATCTCCGAAGGATAAAATGATATCTCCGAAAGAGAATTGTCTCCTGATTATATATCCCGGCACAGATTGCTGCAGATGATTTTCTGTTGCATGCAGAACAGGATTTTCGATGTGATTTTTGTGAGGTGAAGGTGAAGGGTGTATTTTTAATCTTTATATTATATTCTTTATTTTAGGGTTTTTCCGATTTTTGACCCTAGGGTCTTTTTTTCGGTTTTTACCCTTACCCTTCACGCGTATATATAAAAAAGAGTTTTCAAACCTTCACCCTTCACCTTTTTGGCGATTCTTTTGATGATCAGAGAGTTACGGGTGAAGGGTGGTGAAGGCACTTTCTTGTTTTGTATTAAACACTTTTTTGCATTTGGACATTTTATGGAGAGTTTGGTTGGGAACGGAGAAATATGAACTTGCTTAGGAAAAGAGAAAGGGGATGATAAAAAAGCCCGATAAAAGAGCTCTTTTATCGGACTGGAATTGTTATGATTATTTTCTTGTTGAATGCATAGAACAAACCATCATTCATAGCCATGCGAACCTGGTATAAACCATTGGCATCTGCTGGGACGTTGATCTTCTCGCCACTTGGCAAGCAAGCCTGGATGCTGCCATCCTCGTTGAAGCTGAAAAGCTCACGGATATCGCCATCCTTGCTGTATGACCAACTCTTGTGCTTCTTGTCGAACACAAAATATGATTTCTCACCATCTGGGTCGGTAATCTCGTAGCCATTCTTCAATGTCTTGATGGCATACATGCGACCATCCTTGCCCATTACGTCCTTAGTAGTTCCTACCTGGCCAATGACTTTGTTGCCTGTCCAGAACTCGATAGAGTTGAGAACGAGAAGGTCTGCAAATGAGCACACTGCGTAAGCTGGAGAAATCAGCACGAAGATAATCTCGTTTACAAACTTGTTGTCAGTTGCTCTCTTGTTCCAGTCGAGTACGGAATTTGTCAGACCAAATGAGCCGATGCAAGAACTGAATGTCAATGCGCCCAACAGGACTGCGATGACAGGTTTAGTTAATTTTTTCTTCATAATCATAAATTAATTAATATGTTGAGAATCTTTTACTTCGCAGACTCAAACTCGCGCAAGAAACGAGTGTCGTTCTCTGAGAAGAGACGAAGGTCGCTCACGCGATATTTCAAGTTGGTGATACGCTCAACACCCATACCGAAGGCATAACCAGTATAGACATTGCTGTCGATACCGCAAGCCTCAAGATCATGAGGGTCAACCATACCGCAACCTAAAATCTCAACCCATCCGGTATGCTTGCAGAAGTTGCAACCCTTACCGCCACAGATGTTGCAGGAAATATCCATCTCTGCACTAGGCTCTGTGAATGGGAAGTAGCTAGGACGGAGACGAATCTTAGTATCTGCACCAAACATTTCACGTGCAAAGGTAAGGAGCACCTGCTTGAGGTCGGTGAAACTTACGTTCTTATCTACATAGAGACCTTCTACCTGATGGAAGAAACAGTGAGCGCGGGCGCTGATAGCCTCGTTACGGTAAACGCGGCCTGGGCAGAGTACACGGATAGGTGGCTCATGGGTTTCCATATAATGAGCCTCGTCGCCTGAAGTATGGCTGCGGAGAAGCACATTCTTGGTAACATCGTCAGAGTTGGTCTTCTCAATAAAGAAGGTGTCCTGCATATCGCGGGCAGGGTGGTCGGCAGCAAAGTTGAGCATCGTAAATACGTGCTTGTCGTCATCTACCTCAGGACCCTGGAAAAGGGTAAAGCCCATGCGAGCGAAAATGTCGATAATCTGATTCTTCACTACGGTGAGTGGATGGCGGGTACCGAGTGCTACAGGGTAGGCGGTACGGGTCAAGTCGATATCATCGCTTGATGCCTCGGCTTCTTCCATCTGCTCCTTCAGTCCGTTGATCTTCTCAAGGGCTGCGTTCTTCAGTTCGTTGATTTTTACACCAACCTCTTTCTTCTGGTCGGCTGGCACTGTGCGGAAGTCGGCCATAAGGGCGTTAATCTCGCCCTTCTTGCTCAGATACTTGATTCGAAGCTGCTCTACTTCTTCTGCGTTTTGGGCAGTCAAAGTGCTCACTTCTTTCAAGAGTTCGTCTATTTTTTCTAATAACATATCTATATTTTTATCTTTTTTGACTGCAAAGATAACATTTTTTGCTTAAAAGATGAAATAATTCAAAAGAAAGTTGTACTTTTGCATGGAAAATTTGAGAAATTTAATAGGTTTATGAAAAAACTCTGTTTATTAACGGTGTTAATGGCGGTGCTTACCATCGTTTGTTTCACGTCTGTGGGATGCACAGACAAGAAGCCTGCGCCTGCCATTGATTCGACTTCATCTGATACGGTGATTGCCGACACCCAAGCGATGGACTCTACAGAACAGCTGATAGAGGAGACTCCGATGCCAAAGGCGGCTGACGAGCTTTTTGATGATTTCGTGTTTAATTTTGCAGCTAACAGAAAGTTGCAGAAAAGTCGTATTGTCTTCCCGCTGCCGGTATATCACGGTAAGAAACTGACCAAGAAGATAGAAAAAAAACATTGGAAGATGGAGCATTTCTTCATGCGCCAGGATTATTACACGCTGATTTTTGATAATCAGAAACAGATGAAACTGATGAAGGATACTACTATCGATCATGCAGTAATAGAAAAGGTGTTCTATAGTAGAAAGACTGTTCAGCAGTTTGTGTTTAATCGCATCAATGGTCAGTGGATGATGACTAGCATCTGCTACAAGCCTATGTATCAGAATAATAATGCCGATTTCCTGAAGTTTTACGGCCATTTTGCTACTGATACCGCTTTCCAGGCTCGCCACATCCATAATCCGGTGAAGTTTACCGGTCCTGATCCTGATGATGATTTCAGTACGATGACAGGCGATATAGAACCGGAAACATGGCCTGCCTTTGCGCCTCAACTGCCTCACGGCATGATTTACAATATAATCTATGGTCAGAAATATACCGAAAGCAACCAGAAAATCTTCGTGATTCGTGGTATTGCCAATGGTATGGAAACCTCTCTTACTTTCAAAAAGATTGGAGGAAAATGGGAACTGATCAAGCTGAATATGTAGCTTTTTAGTTAGTAGTAATAGTTTTACCAGATATGAAAGATATTCGTAACTATGGCCTTTTGGCTCACAATACATTCGGGATTGATGCTAAATGCAGCAGATTTCTAGAGTATGAATCGGTTGAGGAAGCCCGACAGATAGTGGGCTTGCTGACAGAGGCTGATCAGCCGCTGCTCATTTTGGGCGGTGGTAGTAATCTCTTGCTGACCGGTGATTATGCAGGTACAGTACTCCATTCGGCTATTATGGGTATTGAGGTTCTAGACAACAAGACTTTGGCAGCTGCAGAGGGGGATGATGCTTTGTGCAATCCTGATTGTGTATTCCTTTCCTGTGGTAGTGGCGAGGTGTTTGATGATGTGGTAGCTTATGCCGTGGAGCATGGTTATCATGGAGCGGAGAATCTGAGTATTATTCCGGGTGAAGTAGGTGCCAGTGCGGTTCAGAATATCGGTGCCTATGGTGTGGAAGCTAAGGATATTATATATAAGGTGGAAGCGGTTGAGATAGCTACGGGCAGAGTAGTGGTGTTTGATAATGCTGACTGTAAGTATAGCTACCGTCAGAGTAAATTTAAGCATGAGTGGAAGGATAAGTATCTGGTGACGCATGTGATTTACCGTTTGCAGAAGACCTTCCGTCCGGATCTGGATTATGGTAATATCCGTTCTGCGCTCGAGGCTAAGCGTATTGCTGAGCCTACAGCCCAGCAGCTTCGTGATGTCATCATAGAAATTAGAGAGGCAAAATTGCCTGATCCTAAGGTGTTGGGTAATGCAGGCAGTTTCTTTATGAATCCTATTGTAGAGAAGGCTAAGTACGAAGAACTGGCTGCTCTTTATCCGGGTATGCCTCATTATACAATCGATGATTCTCATGAAAAGATTCCGGCTGGCTGGATGATTGATCAGTGTGGCTGGAAGGGAAAGAGTCTGGGACGGGCCGGTGTACATGATAAGCAGGCACTGGTGCTAGTGAATCGTGGCGGTGCTACGGGCGAGGAAATCGTAAAACTCTGTGAGACCATCCAGGAGGATGTGAAGCAGAAGTTTGGTATAGAGATTCATCCGGAGGTGAATGTGAAGTGAAGAATTCGTTTGTTTTCAGAAAAATATTTGATAATTAATGAAGGTAACTTTATTAGGTACAGGCACATCGGGCGGGGTTCCTTCGCTGGGGTGTAACTGTGAAGTGTGCCGAAGTACGGATCCGCATGATAAAAGATTGCGCAGTGCGGCAATGATAGAAACGGAGAATAACCGTATTCTGATAGATGCCGGACCTGATATCCGACAGCAGTTGTTGCGTGTGCCTTTCAGGAAGATAGATGGCGTCCTGGTTACGCATATCCATTACGACCATGTTGGTGGTATTGATGATTTGCGCCCTTTCTGTATCTTTGGTGATATCAATATCTATGGCGATGAAATCGTTACTGCGGGGCTTCCTCATACGATGCCTTACTGCTTTCCGAAGGCTGCAGAAAAGCTATATCCTGGAGCTCCTAAACTCAAATTGCATACCATTCATCCGCATGAGCATTATCAGATAGGGGATATTGAGTTTGTTCCTATCCGTGTGATGCACGATAAGATGCCTATTCTCGGCTATCGGTTTGGTAAGTTTGCCTATATTACTGATATGAAATCTATGGGTGATGAAGAATATGCTTATTTGGATGGTGTGGAAACACTCGTAATTAACGCACTCAGATTTGAGAAAACACATCACAGCCATCAGCTTGTATCTGATGCTATTGAGGTGTCGCGCAGGATAGGAGCAAAACATACTTATTTTATCCATGTGACTCATCAGATAGGTTTTCATGATGAGGCGAATAAAAGGCTGCCCGAAGGCTTTGAATTTGGCTTCGATGGAATGGAGATATATGTAGGAAATAGATGAACTTTTACCGAAAAAGGCTTAAAAACAGGTCGGTAAAAGTTAATTAAATTAAAATAATAGATCTTTTACTAAGAAAAATTTGCGAGTATCATAGATTATTTCTATATTTGCATGTGTGTTTTTCATAGTATTAGATTTAAGGTTAACAAGGTATTGGGGTCGCAGCGGCGACCCTTTTTTGTTTTTATCCCCTTTTGGGTGACTAAAAAATACCTTTTTCCAAGGCATCTTTCCTTTCCCCAAAACGGTATATGGTTCATCTCTTCCGAGGTTTGAATCTCCGGTAAAGTTTCCAAGCCAACAGTGCACCGTCGAATGCTCCTGCTCCCACCTGCAGCAAACTCTGCAGTCGCTTGCTAGGACTCGCATTGCGTGACAGGATTTCAGGTTTTGTGAAAAGCGAGTTCCATAAAGTCTGAATCTTGGCATCATCGGCATCAATTTCCTTGCGTATCGTCTCTTTTTTGAGTCGTATATCATTTAAGGAATTATATTCTGTGATTTCTGAATGATTTGTCATGTTGCGAAAAGGAGGTTATTTTTCCATTAAGAGGCTTGCCAGAAATCTGACCAATGGTCTCTCGATCCACTTATGGCGGAAAATTACAAATAATATTAATATAAATAGGTATACTGCAGCAACAATGCAGAATCCGAAAGTCAGACTACCTATTAAGTCTGCCAATGCAAAAGCAGCGCCAAAGGATAGGTAAATGAGGGTAAGCGTAAGTAAGCCCAGGAGTACCACCGTCATGGTGATGACTGTAAGCAGGCGTACCACCTTATCCACAACATCGAGCTTCAGATATTCGCTCTGAAGCCCGATGTAATGTTTAAGCACCTCAATGAGCTGCCCGATAGTTTCTACATTTTTATCGTTAGAGAACATCATGATAGGTGATGATTAAACCTCAGGAGCTGCGTCCTTGATATCGTCAACCAGATCATCAACGTCCTTACGGCTCAACTTGATGTCGTGCTTCTTGCAGAAATCGTCTACTGCACCTGCAATCTTACTACGTGTATCCTCACCCTTCTCAGGAGCGAAAATCAAACCGAGTGCTGTACCAGCGATAGCACCGCCGAGGAAAGCACCAATGTAACCTAATGTTTTCATATGCTATAAATTTTAAACGTTAAACGATTATCTTCTTGTCATTTTCATTTGACAATGCAAATATACTAAATTCTCTTTAAAAAACAAGCCTTTTAGCCTTAATTTTTCATTAAAAATGTTTTAATAGCCTTATTTAACAAACTTTAGGCGGCATATTCTTCGTTTTTCGGGCATTTTTTTGTATTTTCGCAGAGTAAAAAACGCATAACGCGAAATTTATATTGAATGAACAACAATAATAAACAATAAAACGAATAAGAATTATGAAGAAAATTACAGTATTAAGCATGGGTATGTGCGCAGTTTTGGCGCTCGCAAGTTGTGGTACATCTAAGGAAAGTGCATACAAGAAGGCATATGAGAAGGCTCAGCAGCAGGAACAGCAGGCTGCTCAGGCTCCTGTTGCTCAGGAACCAGTTGTAGCTCCTCTCGAGACTCAGGCTCCTTCTGATGAGCAGACAGAAGTTGATAATGCTACTGTTCGTTCTGAGGATGTTTCTCTCATCTCTGGTTCTGGCTTGTCAAGCTATAGCGTAGTAGTTGGTTCTTTCTCTCTCAAGGCTAACGCTGAGGGATTGGCTAGTACATTGAAGAGCGCTGGCTACGATGCTCAGATCGCCCTGAACACAGAGCGTAACATGTATCGCGTGGTAGCTTCTACATTTGCTGATAAGGCTGCTGCTGTCAAGAGCCGCAATCAGCTTCGCGCTGGTAAGTATCCTGATGCTTGGTTACTCCTTAAGAAGTAATCTGATATTATATAAGGATAAGATATCCGTAGATTAATGCGAATTTTATCTATAGATTACGGTAAAAAACGTACCGGACTGGCTGTGACCGACCCATTGCAGATTATTGCCAATGGGTTGGCCACAGTTTCTACACATGAACTTTTCACTTATATCGAAACTTATATTCAGAAAGAACAGGTGGAGCGCATTGTTATCGGAAAACCGATGCAACCTAACGGGCAGCCAAGTGAAAACCTGGCAAGAGTAGAAAACTTCTACAACCGTTGGCGAAAGGCTCATCCTGAAATTCCAATTGAATATTATGACGAGAGATTTACATCAGTTCTGGCACATAGAGCCATGATAGATGGAGGTGTAAAGAAGAAAGTGAGAAAAGAAAATAAAGGATTGGTAGACGAGATAAGTGCTACCATCATATTACAGGATTATTTGCAATCAAGAAGATAATGATTTTACCGATTTATATTTATGGTCAGCCAGTGCTGAGAAAAGTGGCTGAAGATATTACACCTGATTATCCAGATCTCAAGGTGTTGATTAATAATATGTACGAAACCCTTGATTCCAGCAACGGCATCGGACTGGCTGCACCTCAGATTGGCTTGCCTATCCGCCTCGTTGTTATCGACCTGGATGTGCTCAGCGAGGATTTCCCCGAGTATAAAGGATTCCGTCATGCTTTCATCAATGCCCATATCCTAGAGCGCGATGAGGAAAATACCGACTCTTCTGAAGAGGGATGTCTTTCTATTCCTGGTATCAATGAGAAGGTGGTTCGTCCTACACGCATCCATGTAAAGTATATGGATGAGGATTTTAATGAACATGATGAGTGGATAGGGGGATATCTGGCTCGCGTGATGCAGCATGAATTCGACCATTTGGAGGGTACAATGTTTGTTGACCGTGTGTCTCCTCTTCGCAAGAACATGATAGCAGGAAAGCTCAAGAGTATCATCAAGGGCAATTTCCGTGCTGCCTATCGTACTAAGATACGTCGATAGTTCTTCCGAAAATATAGTAAGCTTCATGGTAATCGTGACGATTGGGCTTACTATATTTTTTTATTCTACATTCAATAGGTTTTATTTCAGAGAGTTACGAACAGATGAAGAAGATTCTCTTAGTTCTTTTTATGGTAATGGGCGCCATGTCGACTTCTGCCCAATATCGTGTAGACCGACTTGTTACGGCCGGTCGGAGTGCATTGTATTATGAGGATTTCGTCCTTTCAATCAAGTATTTTAATCTGGCTATCGGTGCCAAGCCTTATCTGTATGAGCCTTGGTATTACCGCAGTGTGGCAAAATTTAATCTGGATGACTTTACGGGTGCCGAAAGTGATGCCAGCGAGGCGTTGCATCTCAATCCCTATATCAATGATATTTATGACCTGAGAGCCATCTGTCGCATCAGACAAAACAGGTTTGATGATGCGATAGCTGACTATAACGAGGCTATCAGACTGGAACCGCGCAACCGAAATTACTGGTTCAACCGGGCTATCTGCCAGATGGAAAACAAAAAGTATGAGGCGGCGCAGCAGGAACTGGATACCATCGTGGGAAAATGGAAAGACTGGTCGAATGCTTATTCGCTCAAGGCTGAAGTGTATCTGCATCAGAAAGATACTGTGCAGGCTGAGAAATGGCTAGACAAGAGTCTGCAGCTCAATCCGTATGATGGGGATGCCTGGACTACGCGTGCCTATATGGCGCTGGCTAGAAAGGAATGGAAAACGGCTGATGAGGCATTGACCAAGAGTCTGCATTTCAAACCTAACAATG of Segatella copri contains these proteins:
- a CDS encoding DUF3332 domain-containing protein, whose product is MKKKLTKPVIAVLLGALTFSSCIGSFGLTNSVLDWNKRATDNKFVNEIIFVLISPAYAVCSFADLLVLNSIEFWTGNKVIGQVGTTKDVMGKDGRMYAIKTLKNGYEITDPDGEKSYFVFDKKHKSWSYSKDGDIRELFSFNEDGSIQACLPSGEKINVPADANGLYQVRMAMNDGLFYAFNKKIIITIPVR
- the pheS gene encoding phenylalanine--tRNA ligase subunit alpha, whose amino-acid sequence is MLLEKIDELLKEVSTLTAQNAEEVEQLRIKYLSKKGEINALMADFRTVPADQKKEVGVKINELKNAALEKINGLKEQMEEAEASSDDIDLTRTAYPVALGTRHPLTVVKNQIIDIFARMGFTLFQGPEVDDDKHVFTMLNFAADHPARDMQDTFFIEKTNSDDVTKNVLLRSHTSGDEAHYMETHEPPIRVLCPGRVYRNEAISARAHCFFHQVEGLYVDKNVSFTDLKQVLLTFAREMFGADTKIRLRPSYFPFTEPSAEMDISCNICGGKGCNFCKHTGWVEILGCGMVDPHDLEACGIDSNVYTGYAFGMGVERITNLKYRVSDLRLFSENDTRFLREFESAK
- a CDS encoding DUF4348 domain-containing protein, with the translated sequence MKKLCLLTVLMAVLTIVCFTSVGCTDKKPAPAIDSTSSDTVIADTQAMDSTEQLIEETPMPKAADELFDDFVFNFAANRKLQKSRIVFPLPVYHGKKLTKKIEKKHWKMEHFFMRQDYYTLIFDNQKQMKLMKDTTIDHAVIEKVFYSRKTVQQFVFNRINGQWMMTSICYKPMYQNNNADFLKFYGHFATDTAFQARHIHNPVKFTGPDPDDDFSTMTGDIEPETWPAFAPQLPHGMIYNIIYGQKYTESNQKIFVIRGIANGMETSLTFKKIGGKWELIKLNM
- the murB gene encoding UDP-N-acetylmuramate dehydrogenase, which produces MKDIRNYGLLAHNTFGIDAKCSRFLEYESVEEARQIVGLLTEADQPLLILGGGSNLLLTGDYAGTVLHSAIMGIEVLDNKTLAAAEGDDALCNPDCVFLSCGSGEVFDDVVAYAVEHGYHGAENLSIIPGEVGASAVQNIGAYGVEAKDIIYKVEAVEIATGRVVVFDNADCKYSYRQSKFKHEWKDKYLVTHVIYRLQKTFRPDLDYGNIRSALEAKRIAEPTAQQLRDVIIEIREAKLPDPKVLGNAGSFFMNPIVEKAKYEELAALYPGMPHYTIDDSHEKIPAGWMIDQCGWKGKSLGRAGVHDKQALVLVNRGGATGEEIVKLCETIQEDVKQKFGIEIHPEVNVK
- a CDS encoding MBL fold metallo-hydrolase, which codes for MKVTLLGTGTSGGVPSLGCNCEVCRSTDPHDKRLRSAAMIETENNRILIDAGPDIRQQLLRVPFRKIDGVLVTHIHYDHVGGIDDLRPFCIFGDINIYGDEIVTAGLPHTMPYCFPKAAEKLYPGAPKLKLHTIHPHEHYQIGDIEFVPIRVMHDKMPILGYRFGKFAYITDMKSMGDEEYAYLDGVETLVINALRFEKTHHSHQLVSDAIEVSRRIGAKHTYFIHVTHQIGFHDEANKRLPEGFEFGFDGMEIYVGNR
- a CDS encoding phage holin family protein, which translates into the protein MFSNDKNVETIGQLIEVLKHYIGLQSEYLKLDVVDKVVRLLTVITMTVVLLGLLTLTLIYLSFGAAFALADLIGSLTFGFCIVAAVYLFILILFVIFRHKWIERPLVRFLASLLMEK
- a CDS encoding YtxH domain-containing protein produces the protein MKTLGYIGAFLGGAIAGTALGLIFAPEKGEDTRSKIAGAVDDFCKKHDIKLSRKDVDDLVDDIKDAAPEV
- a CDS encoding SPOR domain-containing protein; amino-acid sequence: MKKITVLSMGMCAVLALASCGTSKESAYKKAYEKAQQQEQQAAQAPVAQEPVVAPLETQAPSDEQTEVDNATVRSEDVSLISGSGLSSYSVVVGSFSLKANAEGLASTLKSAGYDAQIALNTERNMYRVVASTFADKAAAVKSRNQLRAGKYPDAWLLLKK
- the ruvX gene encoding Holliday junction resolvase RuvX; the encoded protein is MRILSIDYGKKRTGLAVTDPLQIIANGLATVSTHELFTYIETYIQKEQVERIVIGKPMQPNGQPSENLARVENFYNRWRKAHPEIPIEYYDERFTSVLAHRAMIDGGVKKKVRKENKGLVDEISATIILQDYLQSRR
- the def gene encoding peptide deformylase encodes the protein MILPIYIYGQPVLRKVAEDITPDYPDLKVLINNMYETLDSSNGIGLAAPQIGLPIRLVVIDLDVLSEDFPEYKGFRHAFINAHILERDEENTDSSEEGCLSIPGINEKVVRPTRIHVKYMDEDFNEHDEWIGGYLARVMQHEFDHLEGTMFVDRVSPLRKNMIAGKLKSIIKGNFRAAYRTKIRR